A stretch of DNA from Streptomyces sp. NBC_01237:
GCTCCTCACCCCCACCGGGGCGCGCCGGTCCGCTCCGCTCCCCGGACCGAGCGCTCCGCGCTCTCACGCCCGAGGGTGGCGGGGCCGCCGGTCCGCTCCGCTTCCCGGCCGCGCGCTCCGCGCGCTCGACCCCGCCACCCTCCCCGCCGGGGGCGCTCCGCTTCCCACGGCGGGACCGTCCGGCCAAGCGGACCAGCGCTCCGCGCCGCCCCGAGCGCTCCGCGCTGCCGGACGATGTCACGGCCGCTGCGCGGCAGTGACGGCGGCGACACGACAACGCCCGGCGGGGGTGTCTCCATATGGGTTGACCTGCGGTTTTAGGGCCAGGAACAGCCCTCGGAAGTAGGTAAGGGATGTAGTCTTTTCTTGTTGGTCGGCGGTGGCAGTCGGCCAACAGTCCAAAGCTCAAATCAACGCAAGGGGACACAAAGTGACTGACACTCAGCAGAGCATCCCGCTCGCCCTCCGGCTCGAAGCCGACGGCCGGTTCATGCTGATCGAGTGGCCCGCCGCAGGCACCCTCCAGGTGCTCTACACCGCGATCGGGTGCCAGACCATCACCGCCGTCGACATCAGCCCGCAGCTGACCATGTGGCTGGACGACACCGGGGTCTACAGCGGAGCCCCGGTCA
This window harbors:
- a CDS encoding DUF3846 domain-containing protein — its product is MTDTQQSIPLALRLEADGRFMLIEWPAAGTLQVLYTAIGCQTITAVDISPQLTMWLDDTGVYSGAPVNSGATALYAAHRPQHQNYYGTAVITGGTDGHGNSLPLTTDQITAIVEFHCTVGDAKIPSQRDNRGI